In the genome of Fervidobacterium gondwanense DSM 13020, one region contains:
- the glnA gene encoding type I glutamate--ammonia ligase: MSKEKLYEFIEKNKVGFIRLQFTDINGTMKNVEIPADEIDSALSSGIMFDGSSVEGFARLHESDMYLKPDLRTVAMLPWTFDGRRSARIICDVYNNPETPFEGDPRYRLRLVEEKARKMGFIPYAGPEVEFFILPRANGRPVFEFLDNGSYFDLLPVDIAEDIRTEVSVHLEEMGIDVETTHHEVAPSQHEVDFRYAEPIVAADNVQTVKLVIKTLAIRNNLYATFMPKPFFGVNGSGMHVHMSLFTLDGKNAFYDETAPDGISQTMKYFIGGLIAHAREITAVTNPTVNSYKRLVPGYEAPVNIAWSKGNRTALIRIPKARGKATRLEYRAPDPSCNPYLAFAVILAAGLNGIENKIEAPMAVEENIYKMTEAEKQKRGINKLPANLKEALIEAEKSKLVREVLGEHVWEKFLTLKEREWWEYSTNVSEWERKRYENI, translated from the coding sequence ATGAGTAAGGAGAAGTTGTACGAATTTATTGAAAAGAACAAGGTAGGATTTATTAGGTTACAGTTCACGGATATCAACGGGACGATGAAGAACGTTGAAATACCTGCCGATGAGATTGACAGTGCATTGTCTTCAGGTATTATGTTCGATGGCTCATCAGTTGAGGGTTTTGCAAGGCTACACGAATCAGATATGTATCTTAAACCAGACTTGAGAACCGTTGCAATGCTGCCGTGGACATTCGACGGACGAAGGAGTGCAAGGATTATCTGCGATGTGTACAACAATCCTGAAACACCGTTCGAGGGTGACCCGAGATACAGATTGAGACTTGTGGAAGAGAAAGCGAGGAAGATGGGGTTCATTCCATACGCAGGTCCAGAGGTGGAGTTCTTTATCCTTCCAAGAGCGAATGGAAGACCGGTTTTCGAATTTCTCGATAATGGAAGCTACTTCGATTTGTTACCGGTAGATATAGCCGAGGACATAAGAACGGAAGTCTCAGTGCACCTTGAAGAGATGGGAATTGATGTCGAAACAACTCACCACGAGGTTGCTCCATCTCAGCACGAAGTTGATTTCAGATACGCAGAGCCTATTGTTGCTGCTGATAATGTCCAAACCGTTAAACTTGTTATCAAGACACTTGCAATTAGGAATAATCTTTATGCAACCTTCATGCCTAAACCATTCTTTGGCGTAAATGGAAGCGGTATGCACGTTCATATGAGTCTTTTCACACTCGATGGGAAGAACGCTTTTTACGATGAGACTGCGCCTGATGGTATTTCTCAAACTATGAAGTACTTTATTGGTGGATTAATTGCACACGCACGTGAGATAACCGCTGTCACAAATCCAACTGTTAACAGCTACAAGAGATTGGTTCCTGGATACGAGGCACCTGTAAACATAGCATGGAGTAAAGGTAACAGAACCGCTTTAATAAGGATTCCTAAGGCAAGGGGAAAGGCTACAAGGCTCGAGTACCGTGCACCGGATCCGTCATGTAACCCTTATCTCGCATTCGCAGTTATTTTAGCAGCAGGATTAAACGGTATAGAGAATAAAATAGAGGCACCTATGGCAGTTGAGGAGAATATATACAAGATGACAGAAGCGGAAAAGCAAAAAAGAGGTATCAACAAACTTCCAGCAAATCTTAAAGAGGCACTGATCGAAGCAGAAAAGAGCAAGTTAGTAAGGGAAGTATTGGGAGAGCATGTGTGGGAGAAGTTCCTGACATTAAAAGAAAGAGAATGGTGGGAATATTCAACAAACGTTTCTGAATGGGAGAGGAAGAGGTACGAAAACATATAG
- a CDS encoding FeoA family protein, which produces MRLSEVPVGAEAIVEKVGESEISPRLRAIGILPGVSITVIRSAPMGDPRMYKVFNKIITLRQSEAELIEVKLQQESSLPLSYVAPGEYIVKELRAGIMARRFFEKCGIVENSKLLLLPDRRVKTPTGLYDIGLGKLSKIYVVPVKDYKMTESLQVEKRQECGK; this is translated from the coding sequence ATGAGATTATCAGAAGTACCTGTTGGTGCAGAAGCGATTGTTGAAAAGGTTGGTGAATCTGAAATTTCTCCAAGACTGAGAGCTATAGGTATCTTGCCTGGAGTGAGCATAACAGTTATCAGGAGTGCACCGATGGGTGACCCACGCATGTACAAAGTGTTCAACAAGATAATAACACTTAGGCAATCAGAAGCTGAGCTGATTGAGGTGAAGCTCCAGCAGGAGAGCTCTTTACCACTTTCGTACGTTGCCCCCGGAGAATACATCGTCAAAGAACTGAGAGCCGGGATTATGGCAAGAAGATTCTTTGAAAAATGTGGTATAGTTGAAAATTCAAAGCTCTTGTTACTACCAGACAGAAGGGTGAAGACACCTACTGGTCTTTATGACATAGGACTTGGGAAACTCTCAAAGATCTATGTTGTACCAGTCAAAGATTACAAGATGACAGAATCTCTACAGGTTGAAAAACGTCAGGAGTGTGGTAAGTAA
- the feoB gene encoding ferrous iron transport protein B, giving the protein MVITVGLLGNPNVGKTSLFNRLVGARQYVANWPGVTVSRIEGATTYEGYTLHFVDLPGVYTLTATSIDEKVTRDYLLFSPPNVTVVIIDSMSPEQGLFLLLEALELELNVVAVFNAIDEARKGGYKIDKAVLETFLRVPVILTSAHTGEGIDELKQKIVSAFKKPTRPLLIDYGKEVEERISEVEKCVMEGFNKRFTAIKVIEGDKFVSEFLSKDCQKQGQSEELQSSNMNSNPEKSDDSLATKIPSIKYEYINDVLQKAFQKTDSALTVTEALDHVLTHRFIGIPIFLALMYLAFNFTFKVSEPLVGLLEFLFGKLSEMIGSETMLSSLISQGIINGVGSVLAFVPSIFALFFALGIMEESGYLPRIAFLMDRIMYSLRLTGRSFMTLLLGFGCNVSTVMAARGLSDERERVTTILVSPFISCSARIPVYLLIISVAFPNHKAEAFFAIYVLSLVLTALSSRIINKVVLKGQNVPLVMELPRYRFPKISNVATYMWNRGRHFLEKAGTIIFVSSVVIWALSYFPDPANIENSYVSMLGKFLQPIFAPLNYTWQIVSALIFGGVAKEVIVSSLSQFYENASNIHLNPVVAASLMVFVLGYMPCFATLAAIKGETNSWKYTAFAVIYSLSISYILAFITYTIGRVII; this is encoded by the coding sequence ATGGTCATAACAGTAGGACTACTCGGAAATCCAAACGTAGGAAAAACAAGCCTTTTCAACAGGTTGGTTGGCGCGAGGCAGTACGTCGCCAACTGGCCCGGTGTTACGGTATCGAGGATAGAAGGTGCCACAACGTATGAAGGCTACACTCTTCATTTTGTTGATTTGCCTGGCGTATACACACTGACAGCCACGTCGATAGATGAAAAAGTGACGAGAGATTATCTGCTCTTTTCTCCGCCAAATGTGACGGTAGTAATAATCGATAGTATGAGCCCTGAACAGGGATTGTTTTTACTCCTCGAAGCATTAGAATTGGAACTCAACGTCGTTGCGGTGTTTAATGCGATTGACGAGGCAAGAAAGGGCGGATACAAAATAGATAAAGCCGTACTCGAGACATTTCTGCGAGTGCCCGTTATCCTTACGTCAGCTCACACCGGGGAAGGTATTGATGAACTTAAACAGAAGATCGTATCTGCGTTTAAAAAACCCACAAGACCTTTATTAATAGACTACGGAAAAGAGGTCGAAGAAAGGATCTCTGAAGTAGAAAAGTGCGTGATGGAAGGTTTCAATAAAAGATTCACTGCCATAAAAGTTATCGAAGGGGACAAGTTCGTATCTGAGTTTTTGAGCAAAGATTGTCAAAAACAGGGCCAGTCTGAAGAACTTCAGAGTTCAAATATGAATAGCAATCCTGAAAAGTCAGATGACTCACTTGCTACAAAAATACCTTCGATCAAGTACGAGTACATAAACGACGTCTTGCAAAAGGCTTTCCAGAAAACCGACAGCGCATTAACGGTTACTGAGGCTCTGGATCACGTACTGACTCATAGATTCATTGGTATCCCGATATTCCTCGCGCTTATGTACCTTGCATTTAATTTTACCTTCAAAGTCTCCGAACCCCTTGTCGGACTTCTTGAATTCTTATTCGGAAAACTTTCAGAAATGATTGGCTCGGAAACGATGCTTTCGTCGCTTATTTCTCAAGGCATAATAAATGGCGTAGGAAGTGTTCTCGCGTTTGTCCCGAGTATCTTCGCACTCTTCTTCGCACTTGGAATAATGGAGGAGAGTGGGTATCTACCAAGGATCGCATTTTTGATGGACAGAATTATGTATTCGCTGAGGCTCACGGGCCGTTCGTTCATGACTCTCTTACTTGGTTTTGGTTGTAACGTTAGTACAGTTATGGCAGCTCGCGGGCTTTCTGACGAAAGAGAAAGAGTTACAACAATTTTAGTTTCGCCATTCATCAGTTGCAGTGCGCGAATTCCCGTATACCTTTTAATCATAAGCGTCGCGTTCCCGAACCATAAAGCTGAGGCATTCTTTGCTATATACGTACTGAGCCTCGTTTTGACAGCTCTCTCGTCAAGAATCATAAACAAGGTTGTACTAAAAGGACAAAACGTTCCGCTTGTCATGGAGTTGCCAAGGTACAGATTTCCAAAGATTTCGAACGTTGCTACGTACATGTGGAACAGAGGAAGGCACTTCTTGGAGAAAGCAGGAACGATAATATTCGTATCAAGTGTTGTAATTTGGGCACTTAGTTACTTCCCTGATCCAGCAAACATAGAAAACAGCTACGTTTCGATGCTTGGTAAGTTTTTGCAACCTATATTCGCACCTCTTAACTACACTTGGCAAATAGTTTCAGCGCTCATATTTGGCGGTGTTGCTAAAGAAGTCATTGTATCTTCTCTGTCTCAGTTTTACGAGAATGCGTCTAATATTCACTTAAATCCGGTCGTTGCTGCTTCGTTAATGGTATTCGTCCTCGGATACATGCCGTGCTTTGCAACACTGGCTGCAATAAAAGGTGAAACGAACAGCTGGAAATATACAGCGTTTGCAGTGATATATAGCCTAAGCATATCTTACATCTTAGCTTTCATCACATACACGATCGGAAGGGTGATCATATGA
- a CDS encoding FecCD family ABC transporter permease — translation MTKLRVLLIKTGRYLLPVLFLFVFLINISFGTVYVSPIKAIKLINSDSPESYMLWHLRLPRVLMATLTGSALALVGNIFQAIMKNPLVDPYLIGTSAGASFGALLGIYFIVNSIAHVSIPTMSFIFAVVASMLAIALARKGNIVPTVHLVLSGVLVSTMFSAGSMLLLNIANRSLVTGHVWLFGSFSGITFTDIVLPAISLTTLAVLSMMMSRQLDAMVLGEKEAKSLGVNVELLKWLFYLLGAFVTAAFVSKTGIIGFVGLIVPHMARTLAGPKHRNNIVATILLGGMLMSICDTLARTLLNPVEIPVGIITSLIGAPFMFVLLKLKNGNKNF, via the coding sequence TTGACTAAGTTAAGGGTTCTCTTAATCAAGACAGGGAGATATCTTCTCCCTGTCCTTTTCTTATTTGTTTTTCTCATCAATATCTCTTTTGGGACGGTATATGTTAGCCCAATCAAAGCCATAAAATTAATAAACTCAGACTCTCCAGAAAGCTACATGCTCTGGCACTTAAGACTTCCGAGGGTCTTAATGGCAACGCTCACAGGTTCAGCACTGGCACTTGTAGGTAACATATTTCAAGCGATAATGAAAAACCCACTTGTTGACCCATATCTTATCGGAACGTCTGCTGGTGCAAGTTTCGGTGCTCTTTTAGGCATATACTTCATTGTCAACTCTATCGCTCACGTGAGTATACCAACAATGAGTTTCATATTCGCAGTAGTAGCATCTATGCTGGCTATAGCACTTGCGAGAAAGGGCAACATAGTCCCTACCGTACATTTAGTCCTAAGCGGTGTACTCGTGAGCACTATGTTCTCGGCAGGGAGCATGCTCCTTTTGAATATAGCGAATAGATCACTCGTAACAGGCCACGTCTGGCTTTTTGGTTCTTTTTCCGGAATCACATTTACTGATATTGTGCTACCAGCAATTTCTTTAACAACTCTTGCCGTACTATCGATGATGATGAGCAGACAGCTCGATGCAATGGTACTTGGCGAGAAAGAAGCGAAGAGTTTGGGAGTCAATGTTGAGCTTCTAAAATGGCTCTTTTACTTGCTTGGTGCGTTCGTTACCGCAGCTTTCGTTTCAAAAACAGGAATTATAGGATTTGTTGGATTGATAGTCCCGCACATGGCACGAACGTTAGCTGGTCCGAAACACAGGAACAACATCGTTGCTACCATTCTCTTAGGTGGCATGCTCATGTCAATCTGCGATACATTAGCCCGTACATTGCTCAACCCCGTTGAAATCCCTGTTGGAATAATCACCTCCCTCATAGGTGCACCGTTCATGTTCGTTCTGCTCAAATTGAAGAACGGCAATAAGAATTTCTGA
- a CDS encoding ABC transporter substrate-binding protein: MFRSGTLRRFLALFVLLSTVLSLAIAVVDDAGRIVNIPMPPRRVVSAAPSATRYLQALGLENRIVGVTAWDNYRKAENIGNMVPLNIEKIYSLKPDIVFTFGGFQFPEVEKLEKANLTAYVLNANTLTDIIKAVGQLGAVFNIKAKADKISQELRDKMAEMGQKTSKIPLENRPTVFFTITIPDEKAKELWTAGTGSYVNELIVIAGGRNIAAPYSGNNGWLSVSWEWLVKQDPDVIVIGGYGDPKEIEKTVKNHSIMKNLKAVKNGKVFVIDGDEISQAAPHVFKYLDIFYNFFYGGK, from the coding sequence ATGTTTAGGTCTGGAACACTGAGAAGGTTTTTAGCACTTTTTGTACTCTTAAGCACTGTCTTATCCTTAGCGATAGCAGTCGTAGACGATGCTGGACGTATCGTTAACATCCCGATGCCACCAAGAAGGGTAGTATCCGCAGCACCGAGCGCAACAAGATACTTGCAGGCCCTTGGACTTGAAAACAGAATAGTTGGAGTCACAGCATGGGATAATTACAGAAAGGCTGAAAACATCGGAAACATGGTACCACTGAACATTGAAAAGATTTACTCGCTAAAACCAGATATTGTGTTCACATTTGGCGGATTCCAATTTCCAGAAGTTGAGAAACTTGAGAAAGCAAATCTTACTGCATACGTTCTCAATGCAAACACATTGACTGATATCATAAAGGCCGTTGGACAACTCGGCGCAGTTTTTAACATTAAGGCTAAAGCTGACAAAATATCACAAGAGTTAAGAGACAAGATGGCTGAAATGGGACAAAAGACATCAAAAATACCATTAGAAAACAGGCCAACTGTATTCTTCACGATAACAATTCCAGATGAAAAAGCCAAAGAGCTCTGGACCGCTGGTACTGGTTCATATGTGAACGAGCTCATCGTTATCGCTGGTGGAAGGAACATAGCGGCTCCTTATTCAGGAAACAACGGCTGGCTTTCAGTCAGCTGGGAATGGCTTGTTAAACAAGATCCTGATGTTATTGTCATTGGCGGTTATGGAGATCCAAAAGAAATTGAAAAAACAGTGAAGAACCATTCAATAATGAAAAACCTGAAAGCAGTTAAGAATGGAAAGGTCTTTGTAATTGACGGAGACGAAATTAGTCAGGCAGCACCTCATGTTTTTAAATACTTGGATATATTCTACAACTTCTTCTACGGAGGAAAATAA
- the hflK gene encoding FtsH protease activity modulator HflK: MSTKRSTILLTILIVLVVIYFGTGVYQVGPSEVALIKTFGKYSHTTGPGIHAHAPYPFQSHVIVDVQTVRKQEIGFRTVRPGQYASEEEEALALTEDGNIVSVEAVVQFRVSDPIKFAFKVDNPEALVKFSTESALRERIARRTVDEILTAERDTVSSEVREIVQKLLDSYDVGIYVINVLLQEVVPPAPVISAFDDVNNAKQDKERYINEALKYANNLIPKVEGEAKKIILEAEAYAQEKILQATGETQRFLSILNEYKKAPKITETRLRIETLEQVLPKARTIITLDDSQKITFLNLDNLLGGGSK, encoded by the coding sequence ATGAGCACCAAAAGAAGTACTATCTTGCTAACTATTTTAATCGTACTTGTAGTTATTTATTTTGGTACGGGGGTCTATCAAGTTGGTCCTTCAGAAGTTGCTTTAATCAAGACCTTTGGAAAGTACTCACATACCACAGGACCTGGTATACACGCACACGCACCTTATCCATTCCAGTCGCACGTCATAGTCGACGTTCAGACTGTGAGGAAACAGGAAATTGGATTCAGAACGGTGAGACCAGGTCAATATGCCAGCGAAGAGGAAGAAGCCCTGGCTCTAACAGAAGATGGAAATATTGTCTCAGTTGAGGCAGTAGTTCAGTTCCGAGTAAGTGATCCTATCAAATTCGCATTCAAGGTTGATAATCCTGAAGCGCTTGTCAAATTCTCTACAGAATCCGCGTTAAGAGAGCGCATCGCAAGAAGGACCGTTGATGAAATATTGACTGCTGAAAGGGATACAGTCTCTTCGGAGGTCCGAGAAATAGTCCAAAAACTTCTCGACAGTTATGACGTAGGAATCTATGTGATTAATGTACTGCTCCAGGAAGTTGTTCCGCCTGCTCCAGTGATTTCTGCTTTCGATGATGTAAACAACGCCAAGCAAGATAAGGAAAGATACATCAACGAAGCTTTAAAATACGCAAACAACCTCATTCCTAAGGTCGAAGGTGAGGCTAAGAAGATAATCCTTGAAGCGGAAGCATATGCACAAGAGAAGATTCTCCAAGCCACCGGTGAAACACAAAGATTCTTGAGCATCCTCAACGAGTACAAGAAAGCTCCAAAAATCACAGAAACAAGGCTCAGAATAGAAACACTCGAACAGGTATTGCCAAAAGCGAGAACTATAATAACATTGGATGATTCTCAAAAAATCACGTTCCTCAATCTCGACAACCTGTTAGGTGGTGGTTCAAAATGA
- a CDS encoding YgiQ family radical SAM protein — protein MNGRGRGTKTYSLGSFLPTTPEELRIKNLDIILVTGDAYVDHPSFGAALLGRYLESHGYKVGIIAQPENPQDIERLGKPNLFFGVTSGNVDSMVANYTASRKKRKSDDYTPGGVNNKRPDRAVIQYVNWIKQVFKDVKVVIGGIEASLRRFAHYDWWSDKVRKSILIDSKADILVYGMGERAILEIAKRLENGKDLDNIRGTMVWKSSIPQNIQNAIFLPTFEEVSVDKKLYGEAYKKAVFFTDPYKNYVLVQKQDNRYVIQYPPALPLTQEELDELYLLPYTRHVHPFYLSKGEVKAIETVKFSITAVRGCFGNCSFCAITNHQSTHVVSRSVDSIIEEAKILTRLPDFRGTIVDVGGPTANMYGLSCQVRNSKGQCEKGCLHPSVCKLSISGEQFDSADAFISLLKSVKSVPGVKHVFIGSGLRHDLILASSKADYIINELVEFTSGQLKLAPEHAHPKVLKFMHKPSAELFLDFKKRFEDDARRKGQKKYVIGYFIVAHPGEGPEENKYLREFIKRNLGYIPQQVQIFTPTPGTLSTTMYYTGFDPFTGESVYVEKSEKNRNLYKENIINLRK, from the coding sequence CTGAATGGGAGAGGAAGAGGTACGAAAACATATAGTCTCGGCAGTTTTCTGCCAACAACACCTGAAGAGTTAAGAATAAAAAACTTAGATATCATCTTAGTGACGGGTGATGCCTACGTGGATCACCCGTCTTTTGGCGCTGCATTACTTGGGAGGTATCTCGAATCTCACGGCTATAAGGTTGGAATCATCGCACAACCTGAGAATCCTCAAGATATAGAGCGACTTGGAAAGCCTAATCTGTTCTTTGGTGTCACTTCGGGTAATGTCGATTCCATGGTGGCTAATTATACCGCATCAAGGAAAAAGAGAAAGAGCGATGATTATACACCAGGCGGTGTCAATAACAAAAGACCTGATAGAGCTGTAATACAGTATGTGAACTGGATAAAACAGGTTTTCAAAGATGTCAAAGTTGTTATCGGTGGTATAGAGGCAAGCTTACGTAGATTCGCACATTATGATTGGTGGAGTGATAAGGTTAGGAAATCGATATTAATCGATTCAAAAGCTGATATTCTTGTGTACGGCATGGGGGAACGCGCAATACTCGAAATCGCAAAGCGTCTGGAGAACGGAAAAGACCTCGATAACATACGCGGCACGATGGTTTGGAAAAGTTCAATACCGCAGAATATACAAAACGCAATTTTCTTGCCTACGTTCGAAGAGGTTTCGGTTGATAAGAAACTCTACGGTGAAGCTTATAAGAAAGCAGTGTTCTTCACAGATCCATACAAAAATTACGTTTTAGTACAAAAGCAGGATAACAGGTACGTAATCCAATATCCGCCTGCTTTGCCATTAACACAGGAAGAACTCGATGAGCTGTATTTACTCCCTTATACAAGGCACGTGCATCCATTTTACCTTTCCAAAGGCGAAGTAAAGGCTATAGAAACGGTGAAATTTTCAATAACAGCGGTTAGAGGTTGTTTTGGTAATTGCTCGTTCTGTGCAATCACGAATCACCAGTCGACCCATGTTGTATCAAGGTCTGTTGATTCCATAATCGAGGAAGCTAAAATACTCACAAGACTGCCTGATTTTCGGGGCACGATTGTTGATGTTGGTGGTCCCACAGCAAATATGTATGGGTTATCTTGCCAAGTCAGGAATTCAAAAGGTCAGTGTGAAAAAGGTTGTCTGCATCCAAGCGTTTGTAAACTGTCTATTTCTGGCGAACAATTCGATAGTGCGGATGCGTTCATATCGCTGCTCAAGTCAGTCAAATCGGTGCCGGGTGTAAAACACGTCTTCATAGGTTCGGGTTTGAGACACGATTTGATACTTGCATCTTCAAAGGCTGATTACATAATAAATGAGCTTGTGGAATTCACTTCAGGTCAGCTAAAACTAGCACCAGAGCATGCACATCCAAAGGTATTAAAATTCATGCACAAACCTTCAGCAGAACTGTTCTTGGATTTCAAAAAACGCTTTGAAGATGATGCAAGACGAAAAGGACAAAAAAAGTATGTGATAGGCTATTTCATCGTCGCACATCCCGGTGAAGGACCAGAAGAAAATAAATACCTTCGCGAGTTTATCAAGAGAAACCTGGGTTACATACCACAGCAAGTTCAGATATTTACACCAACCCCAGGAACGCTCAGCACGACCATGTATTATACTGGTTTCGATCCGTTCACTGGGGAAAGTGTTTATGTAGAAAAGAGCGAGAAGAACAGAAATTTGTACAAAGAGAATATTATTAACCTAAGAAAATGA